The genomic DNA GGCGGTTGCGTTCAGGGAAGCGGGCCAAGGGCGGCGCGGTGCTGGCCGCCGATTCCGTCATCACCGACGCCGCACCCGGGATGGACTTGGAGAAGAGATGAACGTGGCGACCGCCGCCGGGCGGCCCATCGTCCGGCGGCGTCACGGCTGGTACTTGTAGAAGCCCTCGCCGGTGGCGATGCCGAGCTTGCCCTTGTCGATGTAGTTCGCCTTCAACCAGGCGGCGAGTTGCTGGGCGTCCTCGCCGCCGTTCACCAGAATGTTGTAGGGGGTGGTGAGCCCGATGACATCGAGGATCTGGAACGGGCCCATCGGCGCGCCGGTGCCGATGCGCCAGGTCTTGTCGATCGCCTCGGGCTCGGCGTATCCACCCGCGGCGAGCGCCAACCCCGCATCGAGGAGCGGCACGAGCAGCGAGTTGAGCACGTATCCCGCCTTCTCCTTGTGCATTTCGATCGGCACCATCCCGATGGCCTCGGCGAACGCGGCCACCGCCCGGAACACCGCCGGGTCGGTATCGGTCGTGCCCATGACCTCGGCGGTGTTCATCTTCCACACCCGGTTGGCGAAGTGCAGCGCGAGGAACCGATCGGGGCGTCCGGTGAAATCCTTGATGTCGCTGGGCAGCAGCGTCGAGGAGTTGGTGGCGAAGATCGTCCGCTCGGGCGCGAGTTCACCCAGCCGCTGGTAGATGTCGCGTTTGATGTCGAGTACCTCGGGGACCGCTTCGATCACCAGGTCGGCCTCGGCAACGGCCGCAGCCAAATCGGTGGTCAGCGTGATCGCGGAGCGAGCCTGCTCGGTCGTGTCGCCGGTGGCGCCGGGCACTTCCTCTCGATAGGTGGCGGCCAGCGTCGCCAGGCGCTCCCGCGCCGTCGCCAGCGCCTCCTCACCGATGTCGTAGGCGATGACGTCGAACCCTCGGAACGAGGTCTGGAACGCGATCTGCGAGCCGAGCACACCGGTCCCCAGAACGGTCACCTTCTCGATCTCGAAGTCCATCGTGTTCTCTCCCTTCCCGCGAGACGACCCTCGCCTCGCGACACCACCGACCATCATGGTCCCGCCGGAGGAGCACTGCCCGCAGACCGTCGTCGACGATCCGCCGACTACCCGTTCCGGCGGAGACGACACCGCGGACGCGTGGCGACTCCGGCCCGGGCGCGCACACCCGGACCCGGCCTCGACCGCATCGCAGCGGAACGTGTCGACGTTCCGCTGCGCCGCCGCGGTGCGACCGACCCGGTGCTCAGGGAATTCGGTCCGGCGGCGAATCAGCGGCGTCGAGCGCCCCCAACTCCGCCTTCACCACGGTGTACGCCGTGGATTGGCTGTAGCCGCGCCGGGCCAGCATGCCGACGAGACGGCGAAGAGCCTTGTCGCGCTCCAGATCTCGCGGCATGGTGCGCAGCTTGCGCCGGACCAGGTCGGCGGCGCGGACCCGTTCGTCGTCGTCGCTGACCGCGGCGAGCGCGGCGGCCGCGTCCGAGGGGGCGACGCCCTTGCGACGAAGTTCCCGGGCCAGGGCCTGCCTGCCCTTGCCGGAGTAGGTGTGCCGCGCGTTCACCCACTGCTCGGCGAAGGCGGCGTCGTCCACGAGCCCGACCTCGGCGAGACGGTGCAGCGCGCTCTCGGCGATCTCCGGGGCGAACCCCTTCGCGGCGAGGCGCTGGCAGAGCTCGGCACGGCTGCGGGCGCGGACGGCGAGCAGGCGAAGACACGCGTCCTTCGCCTGCTCGACCGTCCCACCGTGCGGGGTGCGCCCCGGCGTCGACCGGCTCTCGCCCGCCTCCGTCTCCCGCGCATCCCACTCGGATCCGGCCGCCACCGGATCCACCCGGCGGGCCGCGCGACCCGCGCGCGCCGACCGGGAACTCTTCGGCTTCCTGTCTCGCTCCGGCTCGCCGTAGCGATCTTCCCCATGAGCTGCTTCGCCTCGGGCCGCGTCGCCTCGGACCGCGTCATCGTCGGGAAGGATGCCGGACTC from Nocardia higoensis includes the following:
- a CDS encoding 3-hydroxyacyl-CoA dehydrogenase, with the protein product MDFEIEKVTVLGTGVLGSQIAFQTSFRGFDVIAYDIGEEALATARERLATLAATYREEVPGATGDTTEQARSAITLTTDLAAAVAEADLVIEAVPEVLDIKRDIYQRLGELAPERTIFATNSSTLLPSDIKDFTGRPDRFLALHFANRVWKMNTAEVMGTTDTDPAVFRAVAAFAEAIGMVPIEMHKEKAGYVLNSLLVPLLDAGLALAAGGYAEPEAIDKTWRIGTGAPMGPFQILDVIGLTTPYNILVNGGEDAQQLAAWLKANYIDKGKLGIATGEGFYKYQP
- the recX gene encoding recombination regulator RecX — protein: MAAGSEWDARETEAGESRSTPGRTPHGGTVEQAKDACLRLLAVRARSRAELCQRLAAKGFAPEIAESALHRLAEVGLVDDAAFAEQWVNARHTYSGKGRQALARELRRKGVAPSDAAAALAAVSDDDERVRAADLVRRKLRTMPRDLERDKALRRLVGMLARRGYSQSTAYTVVKAELGALDAADSPPDRIP